One genomic segment of Candidatus Berkiella aquae includes these proteins:
- a CDS encoding redoxin domain-containing protein, whose translation MSVLVGRKAPDFTCAAVLGNGEITSKYKFSEACKDKYGLVFFYPLDFTFVCPSELIALDKRMNEFKARNIEVVAVSIDSQFSHHAWRNTAIKDGGIEKVAYAMAADVNHRICQAYGVEHPEVGVAFRAAFIIDKNGIVRSQIVNDLPIGRNMDEILRIFDAIQYHENHGEVCPAGWKKGDQGMRATSDGVATYLAANAEQL comes from the coding sequence ATGAGCGTTTTAGTTGGTCGTAAAGCCCCTGATTTTACCTGCGCAGCCGTACTCGGTAACGGCGAAATTACGAGTAAATATAAATTTTCTGAAGCTTGCAAAGATAAATACGGTTTAGTCTTTTTCTATCCCCTCGATTTTACCTTTGTTTGCCCTTCTGAATTAATTGCTTTAGATAAGCGCATGAATGAATTCAAAGCACGCAATATTGAAGTGGTTGCTGTCTCTATCGATTCACAATTTTCTCACCATGCATGGCGTAATACCGCGATTAAAGATGGTGGTATTGAAAAAGTAGCTTATGCAATGGCAGCAGACGTTAATCACCGCATTTGCCAAGCTTATGGTGTAGAGCACCCTGAAGTGGGCGTTGCTTTCCGCGCTGCATTTATCATTGATAAAAATGGTATCGTGCGTTCACAAATCGTTAATGATTTACCGATTGGCCGCAATATGGATGAAATTTTACGCATATTTGATGCCATCCAATATCATGAAAATCATGGTGAAGTTTGCCCAGCCGGTTGGAAGAAAGGCGACCAAGGTATGAGAGCGACTTCTGATGGAGTTGCGACGTATCTCGCTGCTAACGCCGAACAACTTTAG
- a CDS encoding MarR family transcriptional regulator, with amino-acid sequence MSTIVDKKDFLVSNLKGLLQEKLWLLEQRLQEKRNLTPYQELTDAQSRILATLRGESLTISEIARRLNVSRQAVHKLISQLIDKGLLALEAIPDNSRDKQVVFTPEGEALKKAAFKALQELEQEVEEALGAKNFALLKSLLKKEW; translated from the coding sequence ATGTCAACCATTGTTGACAAAAAGGATTTTTTAGTAAGTAATTTAAAAGGCTTACTTCAGGAGAAATTATGGTTATTGGAGCAGCGCTTACAAGAAAAACGAAATCTAACACCTTATCAAGAATTAACCGATGCACAATCCCGTATTTTGGCTACCTTACGAGGAGAATCCTTAACTATTTCTGAAATTGCTCGTCGTTTAAATGTGTCTCGCCAAGCGGTACATAAACTGATCTCCCAGTTAATTGATAAAGGTTTATTGGCGCTTGAAGCTATCCCTGATAATAGTCGCGATAAGCAGGTGGTTTTCACACCCGAAGGTGAAGCCTTAAAGAAGGCAGCTTTTAAGGCACTTCAAGAATTAGAACAAGAAGTTGAAGAGGCTCTCGGTGCCAAAAACTTTGCACTTTTGAAGTCGCTACTGAAAAAGGAGTGGTAA
- a CDS encoding fimbrial biogenesis chaperone encodes MIKRKLALLLLVCSTLSPKIEAALVNLNPVNLNFYPGHSIEALEITNEDDNPIALQIDAKNWQQDKKGVDKYSSTEDLLITPHLFTIAPNQTQLVRISLLNNPVISKERCYRLIIREILPIQSVKKVENRNLKITLQMLLPIFVNNTASQPIYSWSFKEAGNKSLVEIANKGDNHILVTSLSFVDNEDTIVFEQSGLFAYILPGASHQFKMELPKEVLKNKALSLQLI; translated from the coding sequence ATGATAAAGCGTAAGTTAGCATTACTATTATTGGTGTGTAGTACTCTTTCCCCAAAAATAGAAGCTGCCCTTGTGAATTTGAATCCGGTTAATTTGAATTTCTATCCTGGCCATTCGATTGAAGCTCTAGAAATAACCAATGAAGATGACAATCCGATCGCTTTGCAGATTGATGCAAAAAATTGGCAACAAGATAAAAAGGGTGTAGATAAATATTCCTCAACGGAAGATTTATTGATAACCCCTCATTTATTTACAATCGCACCCAATCAAACACAACTTGTTAGAATATCTTTATTAAATAACCCCGTTATATCAAAAGAACGATGCTATCGCTTAATTATTCGCGAAATTTTACCAATACAATCAGTAAAAAAAGTAGAAAATAGGAATTTAAAAATCACCTTACAAATGTTATTGCCCATATTTGTTAATAATACAGCCAGCCAGCCTATCTATAGCTGGTCATTCAAGGAAGCAGGCAATAAATCGCTGGTAGAAATTGCGAATAAAGGTGACAACCATATATTAGTAACGTCCCTTTCATTCGTCGATAATGAAGATACAATAGTGTTCGAACAAAGTGGTTTATTTGCTTATATACTCCCTGGCGCAAGTCATCAATTTAAAATGGAACTTCCCAAAGAGGTGTTAAAAAATAAAGCATTGAGTTTGCAGTTAATATAA
- a CDS encoding NmrA family NAD(P)-binding protein → MLLITGGNGRLGRQLIEQLNQLHLQKQFIVSVRDMNKAQTLIAANNQVRCIDFNDTHSLEKGLKDIQTLFFISVDGPLPARMQQQQNVIEAATRMGVKHIVYTSFIDIAEDSPFALSKAHAKTEYLLKQSGITYTLLRNNLYADLVPLLAKLTDGNFTLPAHNGKVAFISREDIASFAVKVLLEPNKHQNKTYELTGSQAYTYFEVATLLSKKFSKEVNYRPGTSADYIQQLQKIGLPVSLASAMSGMYEAVKEEHLGYARISPDFEKVMGKPAKSLQDWLMI, encoded by the coding sequence ATGCTATTAATCACAGGTGGCAATGGCCGTTTAGGTAGGCAATTAATTGAACAATTAAATCAATTACATTTGCAGAAACAATTTATTGTCAGTGTTCGTGATATGAATAAAGCACAAACATTGATTGCTGCCAACAATCAAGTTCGATGTATTGATTTTAATGATACCCACTCTCTAGAAAAAGGCTTGAAAGACATTCAAACTTTATTCTTTATTTCAGTTGATGGCCCACTACCAGCGAGAATGCAACAACAACAGAATGTGATTGAAGCGGCAACTCGCATGGGCGTTAAGCATATTGTGTATACCAGTTTTATTGATATCGCAGAAGATTCACCGTTTGCATTGAGTAAAGCGCATGCCAAAACAGAATATTTATTAAAGCAAAGCGGGATAACCTATACCCTATTACGCAATAATTTATATGCCGATCTGGTTCCTTTATTAGCCAAATTGACCGATGGAAATTTCACCCTACCTGCTCATAATGGCAAAGTCGCTTTTATCTCAAGAGAAGATATTGCATCCTTTGCGGTAAAAGTGTTGCTCGAACCGAATAAGCACCAAAATAAAACGTATGAATTAACTGGCTCCCAAGCTTATACCTATTTTGAGGTTGCGACCCTTTTATCTAAAAAATTCTCAAAGGAGGTTAATTATCGACCAGGCACTTCGGCTGATTACATCCAACAGTTGCAAAAAATCGGTTTACCGGTTTCATTAGCATCAGCAATGTCAGGTATGTACGAGGCGGTAAAAGAGGAACATTTAGGTTATGCTAGAATATCACCTGATTTCGAAAAGGTGATGGGAAAACCAGCCAAGTCACTACAAGATTGGCTAATGATATAA
- a CDS encoding oxidoreductase, translating to MVQSTFAHLLAPLDLGFTQLKNRVVMGSMHTGLEEAKDGFAKMAEFYATRARGNVALIVTGGIAPNRAGWVAPFAARLSSKSQVNDHQLITSAVHESGGKIAMQILHAGRYGYHPLAVGPSRIRAPINKFTPWALSGKGVQKTIDDYVNCAVLAKEAGYDGVEIMGSEGYLINEFLVTHTNHRKDEWGGSFTNRMRFAEEIVKKTREAVGEKFIIIYRLSMLDLIPDGNLPEETAALAQAIEAAGATIINTGIGWHEVRIPTIAAKVPRAAFTWVTHQLRQAVNLPLMTSNRINNPYDAETVLARNDADLISMARPFLADPNFVRKTQENEIDAINTCIACNQACLDYVFQKKRATCMVNPFAAYETELVATPTKKTKKIAVVGAGPAGMACSLQAAKRGHQVTLFDQQSEIGGQFNLAKRIPGKQEFFETLRYFSHQLPKAGVNLQLNTAVDASMLLDGAFDHVVLATGITPRMLQIPGSSHPKAVTYIDVLQGKVVVGDKVAIIGAGGIGFDVAEFLSHADANHPSIEIKDFLAYWGIDPNNAVRGGVANIQPIDIPSKREIYLLQRKNEKLGARLGKTTGWIHRTELKRKKVRMFAGVEYQKIDDEGLHIVVDGKTQVLAVDHVVICAGQLPLKTLYEPLQGKVPVSLVGGAELALELDATRAIRQGTELALAL from the coding sequence ATGGTACAAAGCACATTTGCGCATTTGTTAGCACCATTAGATTTAGGATTCACCCAACTCAAGAATCGAGTTGTGATGGGTTCCATGCATACCGGCCTTGAAGAAGCCAAAGACGGTTTCGCTAAAATGGCAGAGTTTTATGCCACTCGAGCACGAGGCAATGTCGCATTAATAGTCACAGGTGGTATTGCGCCAAATCGTGCGGGTTGGGTTGCGCCATTTGCTGCGCGTTTGAGCTCAAAAAGCCAAGTTAACGATCACCAATTAATTACCAGCGCTGTCCATGAAAGTGGCGGGAAAATCGCCATGCAAATTCTGCATGCTGGTCGTTATGGTTATCATCCATTAGCCGTTGGCCCCTCTAGAATTAGAGCACCTATCAATAAATTTACGCCCTGGGCATTAAGTGGCAAAGGCGTGCAAAAAACCATTGATGATTATGTAAATTGTGCCGTGCTTGCCAAAGAAGCAGGGTATGATGGTGTTGAAATCATGGGCTCAGAAGGCTATTTAATTAACGAATTTTTAGTCACTCACACCAATCATCGCAAAGATGAATGGGGCGGGAGTTTCACCAACCGTATGCGTTTTGCCGAAGAAATCGTGAAAAAAACCCGCGAAGCAGTGGGTGAAAAATTTATCATTATTTATCGTTTATCGATGTTAGATTTAATTCCTGATGGAAATTTGCCTGAAGAAACAGCGGCTTTAGCACAAGCTATCGAAGCGGCTGGAGCCACCATTATCAATACCGGGATTGGCTGGCATGAGGTTAGGATCCCAACCATTGCAGCCAAAGTGCCTCGGGCAGCCTTCACTTGGGTGACGCACCAATTGCGCCAAGCGGTGAATTTACCATTAATGACCAGTAATCGTATCAATAACCCTTATGATGCAGAAACCGTGTTGGCACGTAATGATGCTGATTTAATCTCGATGGCACGTCCCTTTTTGGCTGATCCTAATTTTGTGAGAAAAACACAAGAAAATGAGATTGACGCTATCAATACCTGTATTGCTTGTAATCAAGCCTGCCTGGATTATGTTTTTCAGAAAAAACGTGCAACCTGTATGGTGAATCCTTTTGCAGCCTATGAAACAGAATTAGTCGCAACGCCCACTAAAAAAACGAAAAAAATTGCGGTAGTAGGTGCAGGGCCTGCTGGAATGGCTTGTAGTTTGCAAGCAGCGAAACGTGGACATCAAGTGACTTTGTTTGATCAACAAAGTGAAATTGGCGGACAATTTAATTTGGCAAAACGCATTCCGGGCAAACAGGAATTTTTTGAAACTCTGCGCTATTTCAGTCATCAACTCCCTAAAGCGGGGGTCAATCTTCAATTGAACACAGCAGTAGATGCCTCCATGTTATTAGATGGCGCTTTTGATCATGTGGTACTGGCAACGGGTATTACACCGCGCATGCTGCAGATCCCAGGTAGTAGCCATCCTAAAGCCGTTACTTACATCGATGTCCTTCAAGGCAAAGTGGTGGTGGGTGATAAAGTCGCTATCATTGGTGCAGGCGGCATTGGTTTCGATGTGGCGGAGTTTTTATCGCATGCCGATGCTAATCATCCCAGCATTGAAATTAAAGATTTCCTAGCGTATTGGGGAATCGATCCCAACAATGCGGTGAGAGGTGGGGTTGCTAATATTCAACCGATTGATATTCCTTCTAAACGTGAAATTTATTTATTACAGCGAAAAAATGAAAAATTGGGTGCCCGTCTAGGCAAAACCACAGGCTGGATCCACCGCACAGAATTAAAACGGAAAAAAGTTCGGATGTTTGCGGGCGTTGAGTACCAAAAAATTGATGATGAGGGCTTACATATTGTTGTTGATGGTAAAACACAAGTGCTAGCGGTTGATCATGTTGTGATTTGTGCAGGCCAGTTGCCCCTCAAGACACTTTACGAACCATTACAAGGTAAAGTGCCTGTTTCATTAGTGGGAGGCGCTGAATTGGCTTTAGAACTAGATGCTACCCGTGCTATACGTCAGGGAACGGAGCTTGCTCTGGCTCTGTAG
- a CDS encoding spore coat protein U domain-containing protein: protein MKQSLKNKSCLAFFAMISSCCHAATNTTTFNVTATVAANCSISANTLAFGAYNPLSAPTDSTTDITITCTNGSGYNVGLNAGTTAGGTVTNRLMANGANTLGYGLYQNSGRTINWGDTIGTDTVSGTGNGGAQTLTVYGRIPSAQYVPPGSYSDTITITATF, encoded by the coding sequence GTGAAGCAATCATTAAAAAACAAGAGCTGCTTAGCTTTTTTTGCTATGATATCATCATGCTGCCATGCAGCAACCAACACCACCACCTTTAATGTTACCGCCACTGTGGCAGCTAATTGCTCAATCTCTGCGAATACCTTAGCTTTTGGTGCCTATAATCCTTTGAGTGCACCGACAGACTCAACCACGGATATTACAATTACCTGTACCAATGGCTCAGGATATAATGTGGGCTTGAATGCTGGTACAACAGCCGGTGGTACGGTAACTAATCGCCTAATGGCAAATGGGGCGAATACCTTAGGGTATGGTCTGTATCAAAACAGTGGTCGAACTATCAATTGGGGAGATACCATCGGTACCGATACCGTCTCGGGTACTGGAAATGGTGGTGCTCAGACGCTAACTGTCTATGGTAGGATCCCCTCCGCGCAATATGTTCCCCCCGGCTCTTATAGCGACACGATTACCATTACCGCTACTTTTTAA
- the rnt gene encoding ribonuclease T — MESDSINHLIKKRFRGFLPVVIDVETGGLEPKKDALLELAAITIEMNEQGFVFPAEEFHYHILPFENANLDPKSLAFNKIDPLYPLRFAIDEKDAMKDLCIKITQACKKNECQRAVLVGHNAWFDQHFLNAAMARSHMVKNPFHRFTSFDTATLGGLAFGQTVLSKALGAANIPYDSEEAHSALYDAQRTAELFCHIVNQWKITTEPEQAPFPDV, encoded by the coding sequence GTGGAAAGCGATTCGATAAATCACCTTATTAAAAAGCGTTTTCGAGGTTTTTTACCCGTTGTCATTGATGTGGAAACCGGTGGCTTAGAACCTAAAAAAGATGCTTTGCTTGAATTAGCTGCTATTACTATTGAAATGAATGAGCAAGGATTCGTTTTCCCCGCAGAAGAATTTCATTACCATATTTTGCCATTTGAAAATGCGAATTTAGATCCAAAATCCCTCGCCTTTAATAAAATCGATCCCCTCTATCCGTTGCGTTTTGCGATTGACGAAAAAGACGCCATGAAAGATCTTTGTATAAAAATTACCCAGGCTTGTAAAAAGAATGAATGCCAACGAGCTGTACTAGTCGGCCATAATGCATGGTTTGATCAACATTTTTTAAATGCTGCGATGGCACGCAGCCATATGGTAAAAAATCCCTTTCATCGCTTTACCAGTTTTGATACAGCGACTTTAGGTGGCCTTGCGTTTGGTCAAACGGTGCTTTCCAAAGCCTTAGGCGCTGCCAATATCCCCTATGACAGTGAAGAGGCCCATTCCGCTTTATACGATGCACAGCGCACCGCAGAATTGTTTTGCCATATCGTCAACCAATGGAAAATCACTACAGAGCCAGAGCAAGCTCCGTTCCCTGACGTATAG
- the pyrC gene encoding dihydroorotase produces the protein MQSIEIIYPDDWHCHLRDGAALSTTVPDIATQFRRAIVMPNLVPAVTTVEMASDYCQRIMEEVPSHNPFTPLMVLYLTDETPVQTIQAAKKSGIIFGCKLYPAGVTTHSHAGVTSLEKCHAVFEAMAELGLPLLIHGEVNDPAVDIFDRERVFIESHLLHLVERYPTLKIVLEHITTQDAVEFVTQAPANVAATITPHHLLLNRNDMLVGGIKPHHFCLPILKRKLHQQALLQAATSGNPKFFLGTDSAPHAQSKKEAACGCAGIYSAYSAIELYATAFEQANALDKLENFASRFGPAFYGLPINTDKITLTKSTWVMPNDLPFGEEKLIPFLAGETLTWKAIR, from the coding sequence ATGCAATCGATAGAGATTATTTATCCAGATGACTGGCATTGCCATCTGCGAGATGGAGCCGCACTAAGTACTACGGTGCCCGATATCGCAACACAATTTAGACGAGCCATTGTGATGCCCAATCTCGTTCCTGCGGTAACCACCGTTGAAATGGCAAGTGATTATTGCCAAAGGATTATGGAAGAGGTACCCAGTCATAATCCCTTTACCCCCCTAATGGTACTTTATTTAACCGACGAGACCCCGGTTCAAACCATTCAAGCTGCGAAAAAATCTGGCATTATTTTTGGCTGTAAATTATATCCTGCCGGCGTTACAACGCATTCACATGCCGGTGTGACTTCACTTGAAAAATGTCATGCTGTTTTTGAAGCCATGGCTGAATTAGGGCTGCCTTTATTAATTCATGGTGAAGTGAATGATCCAGCGGTTGATATCTTTGACCGAGAGCGCGTCTTTATTGAAAGCCATTTGCTTCATCTTGTCGAACGTTATCCAACGCTCAAAATCGTATTAGAGCATATTACTACCCAGGATGCGGTTGAATTTGTTACGCAAGCGCCAGCGAATGTTGCAGCAACCATTACCCCTCATCATTTATTATTAAATAGAAATGATATGCTGGTTGGCGGTATTAAACCTCATCATTTTTGTTTACCGATTTTAAAACGAAAGCTTCATCAACAAGCTTTACTGCAAGCCGCTACCAGCGGCAACCCAAAATTCTTCTTAGGGACCGATAGCGCGCCTCATGCGCAATCGAAAAAGGAAGCAGCATGCGGTTGTGCCGGTATTTACAGCGCCTATTCTGCCATTGAGCTTTATGCAACCGCCTTTGAACAAGCCAATGCTTTAGATAAACTAGAAAATTTTGCCAGTCGTTTTGGCCCTGCTTTTTATGGCTTGCCAATTAATACCGATAAAATTACCCTAACAAAATCCACCTGGGTTATGCCAAATGATTTACCTTTTGGTGAAGAAAAGCTTATCCCCTTTTTAGCCGGAGAAACATTAACGTGGAAAGCGATTCGATAA
- a CDS encoding OmpA family protein, translating into MPSPKFVAIVAPTLLFSLVLGLKAEEFEANSANSRWQTITNKIECTLTHSIPGYGKAIFNQTNGGKQQFALESILGRQHKGSAQIVVYPQEWKCDTDPVLLVEVPLTVGTEPVTLKKNTVYQLLAALRNGQSAAFVMKPQDAAFEKQCTGDDKIMLSAVGFQKAYKTYLKCIDNMVPDSFAELKETEIYFESGSTILSRDAEAQLNEIKEYILADGKIRRIDVTGHSDRKGDYISNMHMANKRMWAVKDYLVFAGIKPELFTLKGYADRMPIAPNKTAEGRAKNRRVVIKLYH; encoded by the coding sequence ATGCCATCTCCCAAGTTTGTGGCTATTGTAGCGCCAACTCTTCTCTTTAGCCTAGTCCTTGGGCTAAAGGCGGAAGAGTTTGAAGCTAACAGCGCGAATTCCCGCTGGCAGACTATCACAAATAAAATTGAATGTACCCTCACGCATTCTATTCCTGGCTATGGCAAAGCCATTTTCAATCAAACCAACGGTGGTAAACAGCAATTTGCTTTAGAATCGATTTTAGGACGTCAACATAAAGGTAGTGCACAAATTGTCGTTTATCCTCAAGAATGGAAGTGCGACACGGATCCGGTTTTGTTAGTAGAAGTTCCTCTCACGGTGGGAACCGAACCCGTTACACTTAAAAAAAATACGGTCTATCAATTATTAGCTGCATTACGTAATGGGCAATCTGCTGCCTTTGTGATGAAACCGCAAGATGCCGCTTTTGAAAAACAATGTACCGGTGATGATAAAATTATGCTAAGTGCCGTAGGATTTCAAAAAGCGTATAAAACCTATCTTAAATGTATCGATAATATGGTGCCAGATTCTTTTGCCGAATTGAAAGAAACGGAAATTTATTTTGAGAGTGGCAGTACCATATTATCCCGCGATGCTGAAGCGCAACTCAATGAAATTAAAGAATACATTTTGGCTGATGGCAAAATTCGCCGCATTGATGTCACAGGGCATTCCGATCGCAAAGGGGATTACATCAGTAACATGCATATGGCCAATAAACGCATGTGGGCAGTGAAAGATTATTTAGTGTTTGCAGGCATTAAACCCGAGCTTTTTACCTTAAAAGGCTACGCCGATAGAATGCCCATTGCGCCTAATAAAACAGCAGAAGGAAGAGCAAAAAATCGGCGTGTTGTGATAAAATTATATCATTAG